Part of the Bubalus bubalis isolate 160015118507 breed Murrah chromosome 9, NDDB_SH_1, whole genome shotgun sequence genome is shown below.
atcactgcatatggtgattgcagccatgaaattaaaagacacttactccttggaagaaaaattatgaccaacctagacagcatattaaaaagcagagacattactttgccaacaaatgtctgtctagtcaaggctatggtttttccagtggtcatgtatggatgtgagagttggactgtgaagaaggctgagcactgaagaattgatgcttttgaactgtggtgttggagaagactcttgagagtcccttagattgcaaggagatccaaccagtccattctaaaggagatcagtcctgggtgttcattggaaggactgatgttgaggctgaaagtccaatacgttggtcacctgatgcgaagaactgactcatttgaaaagaccctgatgctgggaaagattgagggcaggaggagaagggaacgtcagacaatggatgagatggttggatgacatcaccgactcaatggacatgggtttgggtggagtctgggagttggtgatagacagggaggcctggcatgctgcggttcatggggtcacaaagagtccaagaCGAatctgtgactgaactgaactgaactgaataatatataGTTTTGACAGTTAGCcaaaaagactctgaatagctaATGAAATATTTTGGGTTCCTTTTGTCTAAGAGGAAGAAACCTGGCTAAAGAAGTAAATCTTCTTTAGTTGTCAcctctaaaaaaatatttaatagctgCAGAGAGTCTCTTGTGAAACAAAACACACTGAGGATATTGGGAAAACCTATTTCCAGATTATTGAATCTCTAAACATCACTTGTGAATACTTTCTATGTGGATAAGCATTgtgcaaatatctttttaaatgctCCCGTGACATCCTTGTTTCTGAGGCTGTAGATAAGAGGATTGAGCATGGGTGTGACAATGGTATAGAAGGCTGATACTACCTTGTCTTGCTCAGGGGTGTGAAATGACTTGGGCAGCACATAAGTATAGAAGGCAGCCCCATAGAAAATGCTGACTACAGTCAAGTGGGAAGAACAAGTTGTAAAGGCCTTTTTCCGGCCCTCAGCAGAGCGCATGCGGTGGACAGTTAACAAAATGAGTGAGTAGGAGGTTGAGATAATAGAGATGGGGATGAGCAACATGAGCACACAGCAGATGTACATTAAGGTTTCATACAAGGATGTATCAGCACAGGCCAATTTGAGAACAGCGGGGATCTCACAGAAGAAATGATCGATGTTGCGGGATCCACAGTAGGGGACATTCATGGTGATAGGGGTGAGCAGAAAGCCATCCAGTGATCCACCAAACCAGGCACCAGCAGCCAGAAGGAGACACACTCTGCGGTTCATCAACACTGGGTACCTAAGAGGGTTGCAGAcagccacatagcggtcataggccatgagGCCCAACAGGAAGAACTCTGATCCAATCATAGTTAAGTACAGAAAGATCTGGATGCCACAGGCCACAAAGGAAATGGTCTTCTGTATGGAAACCATGTCCACCAGGAGCTTTGGGACAGTAGTACAAATGAAAAGGGTGTCCATGATGGACAGTTGGCTGAGCagaaagtacatgggggtgtggaggtgggagtccATGTGAATCAAGAATATCATGACCAAATTTGCAGTTACAGCCACCAcaaaaatagccaaaataacTGCGAAGACAATCCCCGTAGCTTTACTGTTTACTAGAAGCCCCAGGAGGATAAAGTCAGAGGAAGCAGTTCTATTCTTCATTGACATTTCTGTTGACAGCTCCAGGGAAAAGGGAGCCACAAATGTGACGGAAAACAAGAGACAGAAGACACTTCTAGGAGGTAGAAACTCACAATGGAGATAATATCTCAGAGGCTACTGGTTCAGATAAGATTTTCCAAGTCATAAAGCTAGAGAAAAACAAGCAGACCAAGAGACATTATAAATTAGGAACTAtagatctatttttttctttctggagcaCAACCCTTTCTATATTGTGCTGTAATACATAGGTAATGCAAATTGCATAATAAAGCTGGCATTTGCTATATCTAGATTGGAGTTTTAAATATCACTATCTGCCCTATTTATTCTGCATTGGTGGCCTTCAGAATCTTGTCCAGCTAATAGTAggcttaataaataaaattggttATTTGGATTACCAAAGATAGGCAGAATGAATAGCTGATGAAGTGAAGGATATAAAGGAGAAGATACCTCCTGTGTGTCTACTCTCAGCAACACTTTCTGACACTTCAGATAACCAGATATGTGGGGTTTTCCCCACTTGTGAAGCAACCAGCAAATTTCCAGACACTAGACTGGCATATTACAACTTAATTCAGTTCTCACACTATTTGCCTAGATAGAGCCCAATATCCCATAGTTTCAGTCCTCCAAGACTGACCCCGCTTGAGAAACCAATTGCTAGTACATGTCATCACCTGTGCTACTAATCTCTTGGCTATATATTGGAGTTTCCTATGACTCTCTCCAAGAGTGTAATTAAATTTTCTAGAGTCTTTCATAGAACTCAGCAAAACATTTCACTTAACTGACTAGTGTGTAACTCAGGAACAACAGAAGTGGAAGATATACAGGGGAATATGTAGGAAGATTCCATCATttgtgcttgcatgctaagttgcttcagtagtgtctctTTGTGCCACGagggactggagcccgccaggctactctatccatgggattctctatgcaagaataccggagtgtgttgccatgcccttctccaggggctcattccaacccagggattgaacctgtgtctcctgcattgcaggtgaaatGTTTACggctgagccactgtggaagcctGCCTCCATTAGTCACTGGTGATTAATAAAATCTCTacgctttttttccccttggagaTCTAAGAGGTAGGAATTTAGAAGTTCCAAACCACTGAAGGTATGGTTAGTCTCCTGATAGCCAGCTCCCACCCGTAGGGCTTTCCATAAGTAACCTCATTAACATAAATTCAGGTGTTGCTAGAAGGGATTCCTTATGAATAAGATACCTGAGGAAGCCTCATTTCATTTAGGAAATTCTGAGGAATTTAGGGTCTCTGCCAAGGAATtcagacaaagaccaaatatatttcttattatacacCACAATATCACAAAATGTTAGAAAAACTTGTTTGGGCATTATGAGTAAAATGTTAAAGCTGTTTTCTAAGTTTTTTCAGTAGCTTAGCCATCATCTACTTGTTCTTTCTTGTATGTTTTTATTCTGATCTCGGTAGAGCACTGTGATTCTGAGAAATCTACATTAGACAGGTAACTTTAACCTCAAAACTCTGTTGTGGAGCTTCACATGCTGCTTTAAGGCCCATTGTGTTGTGACAATTTCATCCTCTGgagtcattttcttcttcctccaatGCATTTGCTCTGGTGCTACAGCTCCTATGACCTCCTTGCTGATCCTTTGTCCTCACTTTGTGGGAGTTTCCCAGCCCAAGTCCTTTGCTTCTGCCCTAACTCTGGCTTGTTTCTCACCCTCATAACTGTATGTGGTCATCTCCTCAGGTCTTTCCTCAAAATCCACTTCTCAGAAGGATCTATTCTGTAGGACTTGAtgactttctatttttcattgtCCTTAACACAATCTGTCATACACAATCCTTTTATTTTGGGTCTCTGTCCTGCCCACTAGACAGTAAGATCAAATGGGCATGGGTATTTGCTTATTTTGCTTACTGTgcactttcaaaatataaaataatgtctaAGATCTGAtaactttgttaaatatttaaatgaatgattATTTAGCATATGCACTCCTTAAAAtgcaatttttgtcttttaatatgaTTCATTTCTAgtagaatttctttaaaattcaccCTAGTATGTTCTATAAAATATGCCAAAATGAAATGATAGTCCACGTCTTTCTGTTTATCTTCAATCTAAAATAACATCATAAAATAGGATTCACTCACACTTTCtaaaggcaaaaccaatacaatattgtaaagtaattaacctccaattaaaataaatttatctttaaaaaaaacttagtaATAAGAAACAGAACTATATTACAATCCAAGATCAATACAAATATTACATCTTAATGAAGTTTTATGTAAACAAATTTGAAACAATCACTGTGAGTTAAAAGCATCATgcttttagaaaatgaaactcacttctttatctttcttttgaaTCTGATTTTTTGGTGACAGCTATTTATTCATTATGTATCAATTATTGAGTAAAAGACAAATTTGACTTCAGATGTTATTATTCATACAGTGATTGTTTTGTAGAAGTTAATATAGTTTGAACTCACCTTATGTTCCACAGTTAAAAGCACAGAAAATCATTATGCATTATTCTTAGCAACAAGTTTCCATCTAGTATTAGAAAAATTATGCAGTAAATGATACTGTTAATTTGGTATCTTATTAAAATAGTAAGTCTGTAATAGATTAACttgtgtgcatacatgctaagtcacttcagttgtgtctgactctttgtgaccttatgaactgtagcccaccaggctcctctgtctttgagattctccaggcaagaatactagagtgtgtcgccatgccctcctccaggggatcattccaacccaggggtcgaacctgtgtctcctatgtctcccttattggcaagtgagttctttaccactagtgtcacctgggaagcccaatagattAATTTAGTGTTAAACGAAGCCTATCTGGAAAGGCAGAATAATGTTCCCACCCCAACTCAAAGAACCCTCCGTCCTAATCCCCAGCCTATAAATATCTTCCCTACTtggcaaaagagactttgcaaTTGTGATTCAGTTACAGATGATGAGATGAGATCACTCTGGAATGTCCCATTGTGCCCAATGTATATTCCAGGGCCCTTATaagagagagacaggaaagaagaGGCAGGAATAAGAAGATGAGATGTGACATTATGAACAAAGGTCCAGGTAATACAAATGCTGGTTTTGAAAATGAAGGGGACTCTGAGGCAAGGAATTAGCCCAGCATGACCAGTTTTGGAGTTGCAGTCTTCAAAATggcaagataataaatttgtgttattttaaggcACTGAATTTGCTCTATTCGAATAGTAGCCACAAGAAATTATCATAAATAATTTTACCAGATTTTAAACATAAGTATAACATGAGGGAGTCATATTGCTAATAATAAAATACCCAGCATCCATCTATGCCAGGCATCTTTTTGCATGCTCTAGCGCTTGATGTAGTCCCTCTTCACAGCACCTCTATGGGGCGAATTACTCTAATTATTACCATCTTATGGTTGGACAAAGTGAGGCATAAAGAATAAGTAGTGGAGATGGGTCCTGGCTCAAATCTAAGGCTTTGTTTTCCATATACTCCACAGCTACACTCAACTGGCCCCTAAATGCATAGTATCCTTTTAATCATCAGTAACTTCAATCAGctaaaaaaatttcagaagaatACCAACTGCAAGACCATAATCACAATCAAGATAAACTTGAATTTCTGGTCAAAACTTGTCGACAAATTACAAAGTAACAGAATGAAGTTAAatatttccagatattcaaaatTCTAACTCCTGGGCAGTCTCCGGCCCTATCGGCCTGAAGGCGCCCGATCTcgtctgatctcggaagctaagcagggtcgggcctgTTAGTATCTTGGATGGgagaccacctgggaattccGGGTGCTGGAGGCTAGCTCCTGGGCAATCTCTAGTCATCACATACCTGTGGCTTTCTAATGATGTCCAGGGGGGGAAAGTCCTCACCAAaaggatgctgagaaagatctTGCAAACATCAGATTCGCAAATCACAAATCTCActgctgagcacacacagccGATGACAGCGTCTTATCTCCAAGCAGACCTAGTAATGTCCCATTCAAAAGTCTCGCTGTCAGGCTGTCATCCGTGTAACCACCATTACAAATACAGCTCAGTAAAGATAGTCTCAAATGTCCTTTTGAATACAGAATTGAATTAAGTCTTCTGTTAATGTGTATCAGAGGAAAGTAGCAGAGTTCATTTAAGGATAAAGAACCCCAGAGGACAAGACTTACATGAAGATGAGTAAAGAATAAACAGCAAAACCATTTCAAAATATTGCATAGAGTTATGAACCcgctttggagtaggaaatggcaacccactccaatatttttgcctggagaatcccatggacagagaagccttgtggactacagcctatagagttgcaaagaggtggacacgactgagtgagcacaaacacatgcacatgaATCCATTTTAAATCCTTGTGAAATAAATTGAAATGTCTTCAGAATTATCCTGTCAGTGATATACATATCTCAAATCACAAACCTGCAAgcattttcaaattataattatCCTCTTCTATGTTTTCCTGCATACAGGTGCTCCCAAATGGGGAGCagacataacattttaaattgaatttttcaaAAGACTCTGTCAAATGTGAACCCTGTGATTAGACTTCTATATTTTATGGTTATGTGCAATTTTTGTTGAAACACAGTACATCATTGTCTTAAAGCAAAGCCTCCCTCCAGGCAGTGGTACTTTGAAAGTTCACTGACTTTGAATCTAGGACAAGTGGTTACATCAGACCTGATGTTTCCAGTACAATTATTCCCTGCTGGAGCTGGATCGGACTTATTATTAAAGAATGTCATTTGAAAACTAAATGTGTTCCCAAGCTTCTTTTCCAGCCAGGTTGTCCCCTCTGTATTTTCCTGGGtgattttagaaaaacaaatccCACCACTTTCTTCCCTGAATATGTATGATGAGTCACTGAATCTTTTGTGCCATATTTCTTTAACTATGAAGCTATGAGATGTGATGAAATGTTAAGCTGTTAATCTGATTGTACTCAGCTGTGTGCTGCATGcttaaagtgaaaaagttggagcATAAAAGATTAATCTGCTCTAACTCTCTTGTTTGTACAGGTTTAAAGAGGCTTCCTCAACAAGACTGATGTTGGAGAGCACTGGTTGCATTCTCTTCTGCTGCACAGGACATGGGCTATAGAAATGGGGTTGGAACTGCCAATCTTATTCAAATTGAACCTCTATTTGAGAGTTAGATTGTATCAACACTGAGTATCTAGAGAGTACTATCAtatattgctggtgagaatgtaagtaGGTATTATTTTTGTTAGAGAGAGCAGCAAACCAATATCTggactttaaaaataacatttactttCTACTCCTAGCAAATTTTatatagaaattaagaaataggtgagcaattttatgtaaatattcatCTTGGTATTTTTTGTATTACTAAGAAAGCAGAGGCAGCTTAAGCATCTGCTCTTGAACGCTTACAAAATTATTTAGTTTTTGGAATTAGTAACAAGATTCCAAGCATCGTTTAGGATATGAGGTAGACCTAAAATCATTATGGTATGACAATTTCACTGCATTCTTAAGTGAAAAATACAGCAGTTAGAAACCCCTATgttctttatatataatataaatatcttaccataatatatataaaatttttgtatGTGTCCAACAGCAGATGttgttatgtatttatttttcctctctttgatAAAAAAATGTCTTTACACATATAACCAATAACATATATGTGATAAGGGTATATGTATCACTAGTATACATGTGGCAAAGAGCTATATacaaaaacatatatacatatattttaatgtgcatatatatgtgcacatataagtatgtgtatatatatatgtacacacacacacatatatatatacacacacaattatgaaataaaagtttCATTGATGGTCGAATCTCAAGAACATCAATTTGTCTTcactatattttctgttttcctacaTCATAGATTATGtgtgtaaaaataatttaatttcaagTTAAAGAATAAGCCTCCTATTCACAACTTGGGCAATAAATacctatatttttccatttcttaatcTTTCAGTATCAGTAGGGTCACTAAGATGTATCAAATTTACCCCAGAGTCCTGCTTAAATTGGATCCTGCATTCTAAAACAGAATTCATCTGATTTCTTCTGACTCTTAAGCTTTCATACTGCAAGATGTCACCTGAAGTATGTGCTTCTGGCCTTAAAATATTCACTTTAGTCTCTGCACGTTAAATTTGAAGGGACTCACTAACATACATACatcaaaataatcagaaaatgtgAACTTGTAAACATGTAACttattagaaaagtaaaataactttttatcaaagagaggagaaatatatacaaaataattccCATAAGTGAAAGATTTATGCATTGGTATAAACAACTCTGGTTTGATAGTTTAAATTTCCCAGGTTTCTTTAATCACTTCAAACCCTGTCCGTTTACCTTTTGTTCCTGATCATTATGTAAAACCTGCACCTAATTGCCTGGGTGAAAATCCAAGACCTGCCATTTATTAGACATATGGCAGTGGGAAAGTCCCTCTTCAAATTTGTAACTAGCCAAAAGTACATCAGAacagcccctgccctcagggCTATTGGGAGGGTTTTGTGTAAGGATCTCAAAACAGTACCTGGCACCTGATAATGTTATGGAAATGTTTAGACTCCTCCTTCACTCAAAATAAAAAACCCTCTAATTTGGCAATTgtggaaacagaacaggctccagaATGAGAAGATAGTATTAACTTCTGAATTTGAAAATGGCCAGTAGG
Proteins encoded:
- the LOC102396322 gene encoding olfactory receptor 2T11 — its product is MSMKNRTASSDFILLGLLVNSKATGIVFAVILAIFVVAVTANLVMIFLIHMDSHLHTPMYFLLSQLSIMDTLFICTTVPKLLVDMVSIQKTISFVACGIQIFLYLTMIGSEFFLLGLMAYDRYVAVCNPLRYPVLMNRRVCLLLAAGAWFGGSLDGFLLTPITMNVPYCGSRNIDHFFCEIPAVLKLACADTSLYETLMYICCVLMLLIPISIISTSYSLILLTVHRMRSAEGRKKAFTTCSSHLTVVSIFYGAAFYTYVLPKSFHTPEQDKVVSAFYTIVTPMLNPLIYSLRNKDVTGAFKKIFAQCLST